One stretch of Anaerobacillus alkaliphilus DNA includes these proteins:
- a CDS encoding murein hydrolase activator EnvC family protein, producing MKRRVFLVFTILLLAAGSFLTTLGTDHVEANSTLKKKIKSIQEEREENQSELDQKEKEIKAIEQKMKLLNDEIKVIDHQTATTNQQIREKDKEIESTKERIEDLMLEIQQLEERIAERDDLLKSRVRSMYKNGGSVNYLEVILGARSFGDLVNRISALSTIAQQDRNILEAHHNDKLAVEAAKAQMEDELIALEDQLSELEGLKATLEQQRKEKDRLMAQLKTQEGQLHAELGELEEADEILAAQEKAMQQELIAWQERQKRLEEERKRQAEEAARSGQTHAAPPVTAAGTFMRPTTGSITSPYGWRWGSMHHGIDIGKGGRSGDVHVVAVEAGTVIRSYYSASYGNTVMISHNVEGQVITTLYAHLENRFVSDGQRVEKGQLLGYMGNTGRSFGPHLHFEVHEGPWNGAKSNSVDPLRYIPR from the coding sequence ATGAAGCGTAGAGTTTTTCTTGTTTTTACAATCTTACTACTAGCGGCTGGAAGTTTTCTAACGACGCTTGGAACTGATCATGTTGAGGCAAATTCGACTTTGAAAAAGAAGATCAAATCAATCCAAGAGGAACGTGAAGAAAATCAGTCAGAGCTAGATCAAAAGGAAAAAGAAATTAAAGCAATTGAACAAAAAATGAAACTGTTGAATGATGAAATTAAAGTTATTGACCATCAAACAGCAACAACAAATCAACAAATTCGTGAAAAAGATAAAGAGATTGAGAGTACAAAAGAGAGAATTGAAGATTTGATGCTTGAGATCCAACAATTAGAAGAGCGAATTGCTGAACGTGATGATTTATTAAAAAGTCGTGTTCGTTCAATGTACAAGAATGGTGGATCGGTAAACTATCTAGAAGTAATTCTTGGAGCGAGAAGCTTTGGTGATCTAGTAAATCGAATTTCAGCTTTAAGTACGATTGCTCAGCAAGACCGTAATATCTTAGAAGCTCATCATAATGATAAGCTAGCTGTTGAGGCAGCCAAAGCGCAGATGGAAGATGAGTTGATTGCATTAGAGGATCAATTATCGGAGCTAGAAGGATTAAAAGCGACACTAGAGCAACAACGCAAGGAAAAAGACCGTCTGATGGCTCAATTGAAAACGCAGGAAGGGCAACTTCATGCTGAATTAGGAGAGCTTGAGGAGGCAGATGAAATTCTTGCTGCTCAGGAAAAAGCGATGCAACAAGAGCTAATTGCATGGCAGGAGCGTCAAAAACGATTAGAAGAAGAGCGGAAACGTCAAGCTGAAGAGGCAGCTCGTAGTGGACAAACTCATGCAGCGCCACCTGTAACAGCCGCTGGAACATTTATGCGTCCAACGACTGGTAGTATCACGTCACCGTATGGTTGGCGTTGGGGGAGCATGCACCATGGGATTGACATTGGAAAAGGTGGACGATCTGGTGATGTTCACGTTGTTGCTGTTGAAGCTGGTACCGTCATTCGTTCGTATTACTCAGCCTCTTATGGAAATACGGTGATGATTTCTCATAACGTTGAGGGACAAGTTATCACAACTTTGTATGCTCACTTGGAAAATCGTTTTGTTTCTGATGGACAACGGGTGGAAAAAGGACAGCTATTAGGGTATATGGGTAACACTGGTCGATCATTTGGACCGCATTTACACTTTGAAGTTCATGAAGGTCCTTGGAATGGGGCGAAGTCGAATTCAGTAGATCCACTTCGATACATTCCAAGATAA
- a CDS encoding S41 family peptidase has product MYNNSKSIALFIFLAFLIGVGGTYSAMTLFDSVAPKVTQEVVEKNVEQPTVETKPVTMDDVLAKFSKAYQIISESYVEEVEGQKLLEGAIQGMLETLNDPYSVYMDQATAKQFMDSLDSHFQGIGAEVSMTNGRVTIVAPFRNSPAEKAGLRPNDQILKIDGEGIEGLSLYEAVLKIRGEKGTVVNLTIERPGVTDPIDFAVTRDDIPIETIRTSLIERDGQKVALIEITSFSEGTARDFAKALSEFEAQGIAGLIIDVRGNPGGYLRSVQEIGHLLVPGGKPIVQIENRAGDRERYLSSLKEEKDYPIITLINKGSASASEILAAALKEAGGHDVVGETTFGKGTVQQALQMGDGSEIKLTLYRWLTSAGNNINEVGVEPTVPVMQPDFFYASPVNVEEPLKFDMMNEQIKNAQVMLKGLGLEPGRVDGYFGSQTEKAVIAFQRTNDLEATGEIDKETAEKLQSRIIEEVRKKENDRQLNTAIEMILQR; this is encoded by the coding sequence ATGTATAATAACAGCAAATCGATTGCACTATTTATTTTCTTAGCTTTCCTAATAGGTGTCGGTGGAACATACTCTGCGATGACCCTGTTTGACTCTGTTGCCCCAAAAGTAACGCAAGAGGTAGTAGAGAAGAACGTTGAACAACCTACAGTAGAAACCAAGCCTGTAACAATGGATGATGTTCTAGCAAAGTTTAGCAAGGCCTATCAGATCATTAGTGAAAGCTATGTAGAAGAAGTAGAAGGCCAGAAGCTACTAGAAGGCGCGATCCAAGGTATGCTAGAAACTCTTAATGATCCGTATTCAGTTTACATGGATCAAGCAACAGCCAAACAGTTTATGGACTCATTGGATTCACATTTTCAAGGAATTGGCGCAGAAGTTAGTATGACGAACGGAAGAGTAACGATCGTAGCTCCATTCCGTAATTCCCCAGCTGAAAAAGCTGGCTTACGTCCAAACGACCAAATTTTGAAAATTGATGGTGAAGGAATTGAAGGTTTATCGTTATATGAAGCAGTCTTGAAAATTCGTGGTGAAAAAGGGACGGTAGTCAACTTAACGATTGAACGACCAGGTGTCACAGATCCAATTGATTTTGCGGTCACTAGAGATGATATACCAATTGAAACCATTCGTACTTCATTAATTGAACGCGACGGTCAAAAGGTAGCGTTAATTGAAATAACCTCTTTCTCTGAAGGAACAGCGAGAGACTTTGCAAAAGCACTAAGTGAATTTGAAGCTCAAGGCATTGCAGGTTTAATTATTGATGTTCGTGGAAACCCAGGCGGTTATTTACGAAGTGTTCAAGAAATTGGTCATCTACTTGTTCCAGGTGGTAAACCGATTGTTCAAATTGAAAATCGTGCAGGGGACCGTGAACGTTACCTTTCTTCGTTAAAAGAAGAAAAAGATTACCCAATTATCACGTTAATTAACAAAGGTAGTGCCTCTGCGTCAGAAATTTTAGCAGCAGCGTTAAAAGAAGCTGGCGGGCATGATGTCGTTGGTGAAACAACGTTTGGTAAGGGAACAGTTCAACAAGCATTACAAATGGGCGACGGCAGTGAAATAAAGTTAACTCTTTATCGTTGGTTAACATCTGCAGGTAACAATATTAATGAGGTTGGGGTAGAACCAACTGTACCTGTGATGCAACCTGATTTCTTCTATGCTTCACCAGTAAATGTAGAAGAGCCGTTAAAGTTTGATATGATGAATGAACAAATCAAAAACGCTCAAGTGATGTTAAAAGGGTTAGGTTTAGAACCAGGACGTGTAGATGGTTATTTTGGTAGCCAGACTGAAAAAGCAGTCATCGCCTTCCAACGCACAAACGATCTTGAAGCGACTGGTGAGATTGATAAGGAAACAGCAGAAAAACTTCAAAGTAGAATCATTGAAGAAGTACGTAAAAAGGAAAATGATCGCCAATTAAACACGGCAATCGAAATGATCCTACAAAGATAA
- a CDS encoding PDZ domain-containing protein, with product MDFYAVGIELLKGIGFFFLHPLFYLLLLFTLFLGYKRVQRERNDFHTRVYDIVDDLLVPLFPSLLAGLLLSSFIIGFGIVIPIGVMVLSAIVHVVIMLTGQARLLSPAYTGGLTLLIALVLPEVTTGLAMVDRWISEIHTVHLGGLALLISLLMITEAFLILKNGSKQTSPQLLKSKRGKTIGVHEAKRIWILPIFFLLPAGPILTTEYWPLLNIEFSQLGVLAIPFAIGFQQVIRSTLPIHAIINNGKKVLLVGVIVLALSVLSLYISMLIPIVAIAAIIGRETVATLLKLREDKEVNMYTQRENGLVILGVIPRSPAEKMKVNVGEVVTKVNGIRVTSPQQFYEALQHNSAFCKLEIIDSQGEIRFAQTALYDGEHYQIGLLFVQLEQLPQENVI from the coding sequence TTGGATTTTTACGCAGTAGGCATTGAACTATTAAAAGGAATCGGCTTCTTTTTTCTACATCCATTATTTTATCTACTTCTATTGTTTACGTTATTTTTAGGATATAAGCGTGTACAACGTGAACGTAACGATTTTCATACTCGTGTTTATGACATTGTCGACGATCTTCTTGTTCCATTGTTTCCGAGTTTACTAGCCGGGTTACTACTATCAAGCTTTATTATTGGGTTTGGGATTGTCATCCCAATTGGAGTCATGGTGTTGTCCGCAATTGTTCATGTAGTGATTATGTTGACTGGACAAGCCCGCTTACTCTCTCCGGCATACACAGGGGGATTAACCCTCCTTATTGCTCTTGTTTTACCAGAGGTTACTACCGGATTAGCGATGGTTGATCGCTGGATTTCGGAAATTCATACGGTACATTTAGGTGGACTAGCCTTACTAATTAGCTTGCTCATGATCACCGAAGCTTTTTTGATCTTGAAAAATGGTTCTAAGCAGACCTCACCTCAGTTGCTAAAGAGTAAACGAGGAAAGACGATTGGTGTTCATGAGGCGAAACGAATCTGGATTTTACCAATCTTTTTTCTATTGCCAGCAGGGCCGATTTTAACAACAGAATATTGGCCATTATTAAACATCGAATTTTCCCAACTAGGAGTTCTCGCAATCCCATTTGCGATAGGTTTTCAGCAAGTGATTCGTAGTACGCTCCCTATTCATGCTATTATAAACAATGGGAAAAAAGTTTTGCTTGTGGGAGTCATTGTGTTAGCGTTAAGTGTGCTAAGTTTGTACATATCAATGTTGATTCCAATTGTTGCTATTGCAGCAATCATTGGTAGAGAGACAGTTGCGACTCTTCTAAAGCTTCGAGAAGACAAAGAAGTGAATATGTACACCCAAAGGGAAAATGGACTCGTGATCTTAGGTGTCATTCCCCGTTCACCTGCTGAAAAAATGAAGGTGAACGTTGGAGAAGTTGTTACAAAGGTTAATGGAATTCGAGTCACATCACCGCAACAATTTTACGAAGCATTGCAGCATAACTCTGCTTTTTGTAAATTAGAAATTATTGATAGCCAAGGCGAAATCCGTTTTGCCCAAACGGCTTTATATGATGGCGAACATTATCAGATTGGCTTACTGTTCGTTCAACTAGAGCAGTTACCTCAGGAAAACGTAATCTAG
- a CDS encoding DUF2198 family protein, translating to MLNIFLALILPFIMMLFFTRVSYSKVGALAVTLMVVIFAFNGLDQPIPVIVAGAISIAGGYIASLRIQKKNRGV from the coding sequence ATGCTCAATATATTTTTAGCGCTCATTCTTCCATTCATCATGATGCTATTCTTTACAAGAGTATCTTATAGCAAAGTAGGAGCGCTTGCAGTAACATTAATGGTTGTTATATTTGCGTTTAATGGCTTAGATCAGCCGATCCCCGTGATCGTTGCGGGTGCCATCTCGATAGCAGGCGGCTACATAGCTTCCCTTCGAATACAAAAGAAAAATCGTGGGGTGTAA
- a CDS encoding MFS transporter, with product MAKLLNWTPENEQFWDKEGKKIANKNLGISVFALILAFCVWQLWSVTAVRLNDVGFNFTKSELFTLAALPGLTGATLRLVYTFLPSILGGKKTTLLTTGVLLIPAIGIGFAVQNPETPYSMMVLLAALCGLGGGNLASSTATLNPFFPKKNKGTANGINVGIGNLGVSVVQFVTPIIIGVGFIGAFIGGAQIMPDGREVYIQNAAFIWVIPIIVAFFLVLFFMDEPPVVKQSIGAQLSVLKLKHTWVMAWLYIMCFGSFIGFAAAFPLLIRSEFPEINAVSFAFLGPFVGATIRPFGGWLSDKVNSGSKVTFWVIVSMILATSGVVYFLQAHNFTGFLIMFLILFAATGIANGSTFRMVPFIFNEKSVAPVLGLIAAFAAYGAFFIPKIFGWSIDTTGTADLALYIFIGYYVVSLWVCWNWYTKRNCEIKC from the coding sequence ATGGCAAAGCTATTGAATTGGACACCAGAAAACGAACAGTTCTGGGATAAGGAAGGTAAGAAAATTGCCAATAAGAATTTAGGAATTTCAGTTTTTGCACTTATTTTAGCGTTTTGCGTATGGCAGCTTTGGTCAGTAACAGCAGTACGTTTAAATGATGTCGGTTTTAATTTTACCAAGAGCGAATTATTCACACTAGCCGCTTTACCTGGATTAACAGGAGCAACACTTCGATTAGTATATACATTTTTACCTAGTATTTTAGGCGGTAAGAAAACAACTTTATTAACAACTGGGGTATTATTAATTCCAGCGATCGGGATCGGGTTTGCCGTACAAAACCCTGAAACACCATATTCGATGATGGTATTATTAGCAGCACTTTGTGGATTGGGCGGAGGTAACTTAGCTTCTTCTACTGCAACATTAAATCCATTTTTCCCAAAAAAGAATAAAGGTACAGCAAACGGGATTAACGTAGGGATCGGAAACCTTGGGGTATCGGTTGTACAATTTGTGACTCCGATCATTATTGGGGTTGGCTTTATCGGAGCTTTTATTGGTGGCGCACAAATTATGCCTGACGGAAGAGAAGTATATATTCAAAACGCAGCCTTTATCTGGGTTATTCCAATTATAGTTGCTTTCTTCTTAGTGTTATTTTTCATGGATGAACCACCAGTCGTAAAACAAAGTATTGGTGCACAGTTATCAGTATTAAAGCTTAAGCACACATGGGTAATGGCTTGGTTGTACATTATGTGCTTCGGTTCGTTCATCGGATTTGCAGCAGCATTTCCATTACTCATTCGTTCAGAATTTCCTGAGATTAACGCCGTATCATTTGCTTTCTTAGGACCTTTCGTTGGGGCAACCATTCGTCCTTTCGGTGGTTGGTTATCTGATAAAGTAAACAGTGGTTCGAAAGTAACATTCTGGGTAATTGTCAGCATGATCCTTGCTACCAGTGGTGTTGTGTATTTCTTACAGGCTCATAATTTCACTGGCTTCTTGATCATGTTCCTAATATTATTTGCAGCAACAGGGATTGCCAATGGATCGACATTTAGAATGGTACCGTTTATCTTTAACGAAAAATCAGTTGCCCCTGTTTTAGGATTAATCGCTGCGTTTGCAGCTTATGGAGCATTCTTCATTCCGAAAATCTTTGGTTGGTCAATTGATACAACTGGCACAGCTGACTTAGCATTATATATCTTTATCGGATACTATGTTGTGAGCTTATGGGTTTGTTGGAACTGGTATACAAAGAGAAATTGTGAAATTAAGTGTTAG
- the uvrB gene encoding excinuclease ABC subunit UvrB, with translation MEGSTLEQFQLVSKYEPQGDQPNAISELVQGIKDGKQMQTLLGATGTGKTFTISNVIKEVNKPTLVIAHNKTLAGQLYSEFKQFFPENAVEYFVSYYDYYQPEAYIAHSDTYIEKDASINDEIDKLRHSATSSLFERQDVIIIASVSCIYGLGSPEEYRDLVVSLRTGMEKDRNQLLRDLVDIQYDRNDINFTRGTFRVRGDVVEIFPASKDEHCIRVEFFGDEIDRMTEVDALTGEILGERNHIAIFPASHFVTREEKLKKAVVQIEAELVERLKELNENGKLLEAQRLEQRTRYDIEMMMEMGYCNGIENYSRHLTLREPGATPYTLLDFFPEDFLIVVDESHVTLPQVRGMFNGDQARKQVLVDHGFRLPSAKDNRPLRFEEFEKKMKQAIFVSATPGPYELEHTPKMVEQIIRPTGLIDPTIDIRPIHGQIDDLIGEIRDRSEKNERVLVTTLTKKMSEDLTDYLKELGIKVRYLHSEIKTLERIEIIRQLRMGTFDVLIGINLLREGLDIPEVSLVAILDADKEGFLRSERSLIQTIGRAARNSSGHVIMYADKITNSMDIAIKETNRRRAIQEEYNRVHGIVPTTIQKAIPDLIKATMAAETDEEYTAAPMTKLSKKERAAVIERMEVEMKEAAKALNFERAAELRDLIIELKAEG, from the coding sequence ATGGAGGGGTCGACTTTGGAGCAATTTCAGCTTGTTTCAAAATATGAGCCACAAGGTGATCAGCCCAATGCAATAAGTGAATTAGTCCAGGGCATCAAAGATGGTAAGCAAATGCAAACCCTACTTGGTGCGACCGGAACTGGTAAAACATTTACGATTTCAAATGTCATTAAAGAAGTGAATAAACCAACCCTTGTCATTGCTCATAACAAAACCCTAGCAGGACAGCTCTATAGTGAGTTTAAACAGTTTTTTCCAGAAAATGCGGTAGAATACTTTGTCTCTTATTATGATTACTATCAACCAGAGGCTTACATCGCTCACTCTGATACGTATATCGAAAAAGATGCCAGTATTAACGATGAAATAGATAAGCTACGTCACTCTGCTACTAGTTCGTTGTTTGAGCGGCAAGATGTCATTATCATCGCCAGTGTTTCGTGTATTTACGGTTTAGGGTCGCCAGAAGAATATCGTGATCTTGTCGTTTCCTTACGTACGGGAATGGAAAAAGATCGAAATCAACTTTTACGTGATTTAGTGGATATTCAATACGATCGCAATGACATCAATTTTACACGCGGTACGTTCCGTGTTCGCGGAGATGTCGTGGAGATTTTTCCTGCCTCCAAAGATGAGCATTGTATTCGTGTCGAGTTTTTTGGTGATGAAATTGATCGGATGACTGAAGTCGATGCTCTCACTGGAGAAATATTGGGTGAGCGAAACCATATTGCGATTTTTCCGGCATCCCACTTCGTTACTCGTGAAGAGAAGCTGAAAAAAGCCGTCGTTCAAATAGAAGCGGAATTAGTAGAACGACTGAAAGAACTCAATGAAAATGGCAAGTTGCTAGAAGCACAACGACTTGAACAACGCACTCGCTATGACATCGAGATGATGATGGAAATGGGTTACTGTAACGGAATTGAGAACTACTCTAGACATTTAACATTACGTGAACCTGGTGCCACTCCTTACACGTTGCTTGACTTCTTTCCTGAAGATTTCCTGATTGTTGTCGATGAGTCCCATGTTACCTTACCACAGGTTCGCGGGATGTTTAATGGTGATCAAGCACGGAAACAAGTCTTAGTTGATCATGGTTTCCGTCTACCGTCTGCAAAGGACAACCGTCCGTTACGCTTTGAAGAATTTGAGAAAAAAATGAAACAAGCGATTTTCGTTTCAGCCACGCCAGGACCTTATGAGTTAGAGCACACGCCAAAAATGGTTGAACAAATCATCCGTCCGACTGGATTAATTGATCCAACGATTGATATCCGACCTATACACGGGCAAATTGATGATTTAATTGGTGAAATTCGCGATCGCTCCGAAAAAAATGAGCGTGTCCTCGTAACGACGTTAACGAAGAAAATGTCAGAGGATTTAACCGATTATCTAAAAGAGTTGGGGATCAAGGTCCGTTACTTACATTCAGAAATTAAAACGTTAGAACGAATTGAAATTATCCGTCAACTACGTATGGGCACGTTTGATGTTCTGATTGGTATCAATCTTCTTCGTGAAGGTTTAGATATCCCAGAAGTTTCGTTGGTTGCGATCTTAGATGCGGACAAAGAAGGATTTTTACGGTCAGAACGCTCGTTAATCCAAACGATTGGTCGTGCGGCTCGTAATTCCTCAGGTCACGTAATTATGTATGCGGATAAAATAACGAACTCGATGGATATTGCGATCAAAGAGACCAATCGCCGTCGAGCGATTCAAGAAGAATACAATCGTGTACACGGAATTGTGCCGACAACGATCCAAAAGGCAATTCCAGACCTTATTAAAGCAACAATGGCAGCTGAAACTGACGAGGAGTACACAGCAGCACCAATGACGAAGCTAAGCAAAAAAGAGCGAGCAGCTGTCATTGAACGTATGGAAGTTGAAATGAAAGAGGCTGCTAAAGCGTTGAACTTTGAACGAGCAGCCGAACTTCGTGATTTAATAATTGAGTTAAAAGCGGAAGGGTGA
- the uvrA gene encoding excinuclease ABC subunit UvrA, with amino-acid sequence MALENIVVKGARSHNLKNIDVTIPRDKLVVLTGLSGSGKSSLAFDTIYAEGQRRYVESLSAYARQFLGQMDKPDVDAIEGLSPAISIDQKTTSRNPRSTVGTVTEIYDYLRLLYARIGRPVCPKHGIEISSQTIQQMVDQIMAFPERTKMQILAPIVSGRKGEHVKTFEDIKKQGFVRVRVNGEMHEVAEDIQLDKNKKHNIEVVIDRIVVKEGIETRLADSLETALNLADGRVMIDVIDGEELLFSQHHACPQCGFSIGELEPRMFSFNSPFGACPSCDGLGTKLEVDLELVIPDWTRSLREGAISAWEPTSSQYYPQLLTSVCDHYGIDMDVPIEQIPKHLLEKVLAGSNGEKIYFRYENEFGHIRENEIEFEGVLYNLARRYKETSSDYIREQMEGYMAQKPCPTCKGNRLKKESLAVLINDRHISEITALSVKDAQQVFETLTLTEKEQAIARLILREINERLGFLINVGLDYLSLSRAAGTLSGGEAQRIRLATQIGSSLMGVLYILDEPSIGLHQRDNNRLIATLEHMRNLGNTLIVVEHDEDTMMAADYIIDIGPGAGVHGGMITAEGTPAEIMEDPNSLTGQYLSGKKFIALPVERRKSDGRFLEVKGASENNLKNVTVKVPLGVFVAVTGVSGSGKSTLINDILYRSLAQNLYKTKEKPGKHKGVLGLEHIDKVIDIDQSPIGRTPRSNPATYTGVFDDIRDVFAMTNEAKVRGYKKGRFSFNVKGGRCEACRGDGIIKIEMHFLPDVYVPCEVCHGKRYNRETLDITYKGKTISEILDMTVEDGVEFFANIPKIKRKVQTLLDVGLGYMKLGQPATTLSGGEAQRVKLAAELHRRSTGKTIYILDEPTTGLHVDDIDRLLKVLQRLVDQGDTVLVIEHNLDVIKTVDHIIDLGPEGGDKGGTIVATGTPEDVAATPDSYTGQYLKPILERDRERMEARIQAITT; translated from the coding sequence ATGGCTTTAGAAAATATTGTGGTAAAAGGGGCAAGGTCACACAATTTAAAGAATATTGATGTGACAATTCCTCGTGACAAGCTTGTTGTCCTAACAGGCTTGTCTGGTTCAGGTAAGTCATCTTTAGCTTTTGACACCATTTATGCAGAAGGACAAAGGCGTTACGTTGAATCGCTTTCAGCGTACGCACGCCAATTTTTAGGTCAAATGGACAAGCCGGATGTTGACGCCATTGAGGGTTTATCACCGGCGATTTCGATTGATCAAAAAACGACATCTCGTAATCCCCGTTCAACTGTAGGAACGGTAACGGAAATCTATGACTATTTGCGTCTTCTATACGCACGTATCGGTCGCCCGGTTTGTCCAAAGCATGGGATTGAGATCTCATCACAAACGATCCAACAAATGGTCGATCAAATTATGGCCTTTCCTGAGCGAACGAAAATGCAGATCCTTGCACCAATTGTTTCCGGGCGTAAAGGGGAGCATGTCAAAACGTTTGAAGATATCAAAAAACAAGGGTTTGTCCGTGTGCGTGTAAACGGAGAAATGCACGAAGTAGCAGAAGATATTCAATTAGATAAAAATAAGAAACATAATATTGAAGTGGTCATTGACCGGATTGTCGTGAAAGAGGGAATTGAAACGCGGCTGGCAGATTCGCTTGAAACGGCATTAAATCTTGCTGACGGCCGAGTGATGATTGATGTGATTGACGGCGAAGAGCTGTTATTTAGTCAGCATCATGCTTGTCCACAATGTGGATTTTCGATTGGTGAGCTTGAGCCTAGAATGTTCTCGTTTAATAGCCCGTTTGGCGCTTGTCCATCATGTGACGGGTTAGGGACGAAGCTAGAAGTAGATTTAGAATTGGTGATTCCCGACTGGACACGCTCACTACGAGAAGGTGCGATTTCCGCTTGGGAGCCGACAAGTTCACAATATTACCCACAGCTGTTGACGAGTGTTTGTGATCATTACGGGATTGATATGGATGTACCAATCGAGCAGATCCCTAAACATTTACTTGAAAAAGTTCTCGCTGGAAGCAATGGTGAAAAAATATATTTTCGCTACGAAAATGAGTTTGGTCACATTCGTGAAAATGAAATTGAGTTTGAAGGTGTGTTATACAACCTTGCTCGTCGTTATAAGGAAACAAGCTCGGACTATATTCGTGAACAAATGGAAGGGTACATGGCTCAAAAGCCTTGCCCGACTTGTAAAGGAAACCGTCTGAAAAAAGAAAGTCTAGCAGTGTTGATTAACGATCGACATATTAGTGAAATTACTGCCTTGTCCGTTAAAGACGCGCAGCAGGTGTTTGAAACATTAACGTTAACTGAAAAAGAACAAGCAATTGCTCGCTTAATTTTACGAGAAATCAATGAACGACTAGGTTTCTTAATCAATGTTGGTCTAGACTATCTGTCTCTTTCTCGAGCAGCTGGTACTTTGTCTGGTGGCGAAGCGCAGCGAATTCGTTTAGCTACGCAAATCGGCTCTTCATTAATGGGTGTTCTCTATATTTTAGACGAGCCATCAATTGGACTGCATCAACGAGATAACAACCGTTTGATTGCGACGTTAGAACATATGCGTAATCTCGGAAACACACTGATTGTTGTTGAGCATGATGAAGATACGATGATGGCTGCCGACTACATTATTGACATCGGACCAGGCGCAGGTGTTCACGGGGGAATGATTACGGCGGAAGGAACTCCAGCGGAAATTATGGAAGATCCAAATTCGCTTACTGGCCAATATCTCTCCGGGAAAAAATTTATTGCCCTACCTGTAGAACGTCGAAAGTCAGATGGACGGTTCTTAGAAGTCAAAGGCGCATCAGAGAATAACTTGAAAAATGTCACGGTCAAAGTGCCACTAGGAGTGTTTGTCGCAGTTACTGGTGTATCAGGTTCAGGGAAAAGTACGTTAATTAACGATATCTTATACCGGTCACTCGCACAGAACCTATATAAAACAAAAGAAAAACCAGGGAAGCATAAGGGAGTGCTTGGCTTAGAGCATATCGATAAGGTTATTGATATTGATCAATCACCGATCGGTCGAACACCTCGTTCAAACCCGGCTACCTATACCGGTGTTTTTGATGATATTCGTGACGTCTTTGCGATGACAAATGAAGCAAAGGTTCGTGGCTATAAAAAAGGTCGTTTCTCTTTTAACGTCAAAGGTGGCCGTTGTGAAGCGTGTCGTGGTGATGGGATTATTAAAATCGAAATGCACTTTTTGCCTGATGTTTATGTCCCTTGTGAAGTTTGTCATGGAAAACGTTATAACCGTGAAACACTTGATATCACTTACAAAGGCAAAACGATCTCTGAAATTCTCGATATGACGGTTGAGGATGGCGTCGAATTTTTCGCAAACATTCCAAAAATCAAACGGAAGGTTCAAACGCTCCTTGATGTTGGCTTAGGCTATATGAAATTAGGTCAACCAGCAACAACTTTATCGGGTGGTGAAGCGCAACGTGTTAAGCTTGCTGCTGAATTGCATCGTCGTTCCACTGGCAAAACCATTTACATCTTAGATGAGCCGACGACTGGGCTTCATGTCGATGACATTGACCGTCTCTTAAAAGTGTTGCAAAGACTTGTCGACCAAGGTGATACGGTTTTAGTTATTGAGCATAATCTTGACGTGATCAAGACTGTCGACCATATTATTGACTTAGGACCAGAAGGCGGCGACAAAGGTGGTACGATTGTAGCTACAGGAACACCTGAGGATGTAGCAGCAACACCTGATTCGTATACAGGTCAATATTTAAAACCAATTTTAGAGCGTGATCGCGAGCGAATGGAAGCGCGAATTCAGGCGATAACAACGTAA